The nucleotide window gattaaggcaacaataattaacataatgaagttacaattttacccttatagtacaatttacttgcaaaataaattcactcaagataactaatcaatgttggaaagttcataagtttatttactttatttatgacaacttttcactttaaataagggtataataggaaaaaaattattgtcctttcttgatttgtcaaaatggacaactaaatagggcaactaaaagaggaaatatggacaactaaatagggacggagggagtataaagtcttgaaaaatgtaatagataTAAATAACTacaattaatgataagggtaaattaggaactaagtgtaaaagtatctattgatttcataaagtggacatgTATTGTTGAATATCCCAAAATAGTACagtgaacaactattgttgaacggagggagtaccaaacacaccctcaGAAACTGAAAATTGCTTACACCAATCCATTAACACACCTCTCATTACAATTTTATTCCTAAACCCTAGTTAATAAATACACATTCTTTCTTAATTATTGACTCAATCATAGTAATTAGTACCATACTATGATTTGGCGTATACACCGGTGGAGATAAATTTTTTCCATTAATCAAATCTTGTATAAGTGGATCTGGTTTTTGCTGTTACTATCCTCAAATTGAGTGACTTGAAATTTGTTTGATATAGCTctagaattttaagtttttccAACAGAATCGAATCTCACTTATTTTCAAGTAAGATTTACTTAGCTCGCTTCTGATTTGCGGAGTAGCATACCAATAACGACTAAATCATTCATGGTACATAGTAAAATGGTAGAATATTCATTTCTAATCAATAATTCAATTGAGGAGTTTGATAGCCTTGTTCAAATTATTCCTTTGTGTTGTCAAAGGCCCACTTAAGCCTTGAAGTGAGATTCAAAATATGTTGAACATTTTTCACTTGATGTGCACTTCAATGTCATCCATCATGAAGACTTTCTCATACTTATCCTTGCAAATTAGCATTTCCTAAAGAGCAACGCTAAatcattgaaaaaataataatttcttcatCCATATACTTATTATTCATGTTTATAACTATTTGTCTAGTCTTTgtccatatatttatatatacactcCATTTGTGCCTTTATTTACTCATTAAAGCTTCAACTTTATTTGTGCTTTGTGCTTAGAGACCAACGGATCTTAGAGTTTTTTCTGTGCATGTTGGCTTTGATAACACTTGATTCACACGACAATTGGAAGCACCAAGGAAAACACACAAAATAATCAATGATTTAACATAGAATGCACTCAACTACATTATTGAGTTGGCTGGataatctattttaaaaattgcCCCATAAAGTGGGGAAAAGAAAGTTGAACTTTTATGCAAGATATGACTAACAAAATTGGGCATTGTACAATGCCTTAATTTTTAGGAACCTGAAACTAAACTAGCAACTGAACTGAAGCAGCAGCTGCTGCAATATGAATCACATCTCCTACTGAAGTACTATCAACAAGATACTTCGGTTTTGGTATTCGAAATTCAAGTTAGAATATTCGGATTAGTGTTAGGTAGAGAGATGGCAAACATGATTGCTGATCAAGCTTAAGCGCCACCAGAACCATACTTCTTTCCGAGTACAATTAATTGGAGTTTGTCGTAGCCAGAAAGGACACCAGCACCTGCGATAGCACGAAGAATGTTTGCACCAGCACCCTTGAAGAGGGACTTTGGACCCTCATTCTTCAAGATTTGAGTAAATGCATCCATTGAACTTTTGTATTTCACTGCTTCACCAGATGTCATCATCATTCTTCGACGAACAGTGTCAATTGGATAGGATGCTAGTCCAGCACCATTTGTGATTAACCAACCTAGTGCAAAGCTAGCAAAGAAGCTATCCTGAAACCAATAAACAAcaagacaaataatttattaGCATACATGTGTATGCAAATGCTTCTTTCATGTTTTTAATACTGATGGGCTTAAATTTGATAGCCTTGTTCGTGAATATACACATAATAGGGCTTCGGTAAGCCGCCCTAGATGTTAGGGTAGATGGATTGCTTAACCAAGACTAACTCAACCTTAGAATTAGTGAGCTTTATAAGTTCGGCCACTACACAAGCCCGCTAGTGGAGAAAGCTCGAGAGCTTCCCTTCATTCATTATTAAGCCAAGGTCCCAGGTATCCAAGTCAGCCTGTACTTTCTCGAAGAATCCTGTACCCATGGACATAAGGCTTGGGAGACCTTCCCTTTCTGCCGGAGCTTCATGGGGACTGTCTTATTTCCCAATCAGATGTTTGGATGTGAATTATTACTCCACGAGGAGTCAAATGAGTATGGACTTGCCATGACATTTGAATACTTTTCCCGTATGACTAGAAATGCTCAATGACAATTTCCAAATGAATCAACACTCAACAGTATTGAAGGCATATGTTTTAGACATCCAATACTAAACTTAAACAAGAAGATCATCATGGACGCGATCACCTGAGTTTgcacaaaataaaatttgacaATGTGTAGTTAGTACTGATGCAGCATTTTACCTGTAGCGACCCAGTGAGGACAACCGGCTTCAAAGAATCATATAAACCAAAGTAGAGACCGCGGTACACAATGATTCCAACACATGAGATGTTGAATCCACGGTACAGTCCAGCAACTCCATCAGATGCTAATGTCTTCTTGTAAACATCAACCATACCATTGAACTGTCGCTCTCCTCCTCCTTTTGCAGCCTTAGCATCATTTGCTAGCCTCGTTCGGGCATAGTCAAGAGAATAGACAAAGAAAAGGGAAGATGCACCAGCTGCACCTCCTGATGCCAGGTTACCAGCGAACCATTTCCAGTAACCGTCCCTATcctttttgaagttaaaaagcCTCTTGAAGTAATCCTTAAACGCAAAATTCAAGGCCTGTACaaaaagtgaaagagaaataTATACCACGAGATCAACGAAATGAACATACGATTGATTTTGTCTGAGAAAAGAACGAACCTGAGTTGGGAAATAACGAATAACGTTTGCTGTGTTGCCTCTCCACAAAGCCATAACTCCTTCCTCCTTCATTGTTCGGCTAAAACATTCAGCTATGCCACCGTATGGTTTAGATAACCTCCCAGCCTTGATCATCTCATCCTGATTTTGGATCaggagtttcacacgctcaatTGGAGCGGCTGCTGTCTTTGAAACAGCTGCTGAGACACCACCCATAAGAAAATCAATTGCAAAGCTGGAAAAGCCTTTCTCTGAAGGAGCTTGGACGAAAACTGGCGATGAGTAAGATGAAACCACGGGCATGTCATATTTCCCTTCACATCTATGCAACCAGGGCTTAGTCTGATTTCCATATTTATATTGCCTTTGGTATGCCATAAGATCTCGATTTTGGGTAGATCTAACAAGCAAGTTCCCAGCTACCTTGTGAGTAACAGAGGGGTATTGTGGCTGATCAATCGTCATCTCTGTCTCTATACAACAAGAAATGCAAACATGTAAATGAAATTGCAACAAACATAGCTTTTTCCTTACGATTACTAGACATGTATAAATGACTATATGTCCATAATTATGTTCTCTCTTCACAAAATTTATTCGGAAAGAAGGAGCCAAAAACCTTCAGAGCAgtatatgaatcctcactaaCCATATTTCTCCatttgaattcaaaaaaatttaacattataGAACCAAAAAAAAGATGATGACGAATGCACGATAATTAATTCAGGCTAATGCTCAAAACTGATTATAGCAACAACATCGGTTCTGTTTTAGTTTCACAAACCAATTTCAACAAAAGAATATAATGTTAAGCAACAGATCAATATCCAatgacaactttttttttcatatccgATACTTCATATTGCAGcagaaaaatgcaaaaaaaaaaaaaacttataaaaaattttaaaatggaaaTTCAAGCAAATACGTATACATACActacatcaatataatcattcaaaaaggaattattattattttgttagagCTACATTAATCCTAgttcacaaatatttattttgagctCAGAGTCTATAAAAAAACAATctctctctaccccacaaagatAAGAATAAGGTATGCATACATCGTGAGAGTCCACTCGTGGGGTTACACTAGTATGTatgtctagtatatatatatatatatatatatatatatacacaattgtTCAAATGCTAAAAATCACTTTGACATGATCTTATATACatttcaatttcataaaacaagTGTGACAAAGGTGAAATTAGATTCAAAACTTATTCcaaataaatatcatatatcacataaaaagaaacaatcatctaaaaacaaaacaaaatggaATAAACTTAAAACAAATTCTACCTTTTCACTCTTTGAAGAATGTAAATATAagttaactttttttaaaagagaaaataaagaaaaggttAGTACCTGATCAATGAGATTAAGTTTTTGGGAATTCTGGGTTGCTTTTTAAGTAAGATGTAGAGAAGAGAGAGTCTTTCTCTTGCCTCTAACAGTGGAGTCAAAAGTGGAGATGATAGGTACAGAGGTAATTAAGGAGAATGTTATTGCTTTAAATATGACATttctaactaaaaaaatattttaatttctcttcattttttcaatgccacttaatatttttaaatttaaaaattgtaaaagaaataaaacaagagttttaatattttatttatcttctaAATAATATCGTTTTCTTCATAATAACTAGATAACTAAAGGACCAATTTATTAGTAAATTAGACACTGGACGTCTTGTCTTTGTCTTCAAAATTGAGATGATTAGGGATGGCAATAGAGTCGGACGGATGGAAGGTGTTGAACGGGTAAGGTACGTTAAAGTTAGGGGCGGCTCTAATAAATCGGTGGCCTAAAGCCAAATTCGAATGGAGGccttaaatttaaatatatattttttatgaagtttattagagtcaattatttaatctttcttAAGACATAGTATTCATAATTTGTCAAACGTCTATtacttctttgttcttttataaaagtttttattttctacaaataatactttatattttttaaaaaaaaatacttataacctattattttttttaaaaatgaggcCCCTCAAATTTTGGGGCCTAAGGCAATTGCTTTTTTTGCAAAGCTGTAGAGCCGCCCCTGGTTAAAGTTTATGCGGAGGCATGAATGTTATAAGGTGGGAatggaaaatgagaaaaaaaaaaaaaaaactcctttTACTTTTAGATTGCATTTCTCAATTTCACATTTTTATGGTTTATAAATTTAGGGATCATTTgttagagtgtataagaataatgctaaatataatatattagtaatatttggtagagtgtattagcaaaATTAATGCATACATTAACTTTATGTATTAGATAGAATTAAGTAGcttgaattttatatattgaatatactaaaaatctaaaattattCTTGTCTTCTTAGTGCATTGTTTTCAAACAAAACGTAAATATAGTATGATTTGCTTTGATATTTGAGTTCTTCGAAATTCTGTAATTTGCATTACCACTATCATAGAAACGTTTTTCAATTATATCTTAGCATAGTAACCAAAACCTTAGCAACAGTGAAGTGAAGGGATTATATATAattctttaagaaaatataatccaCTTGTGGACTCAAATTGTTTTTTCTACTTAGAACATACAATCTTTTTTCTACTTCTTATTATATAACATAAACTATTTAGTATTATTATCTTTCCTTTTCACACACAAATTTAAATTGAGgaatatttttttaggaataaatgGTAGTAAGTGAAATCTTCACATACTAATTGATTGAACTACTCATTGATGAttgatcatatattttttcactaaaaattgtGTTCTTTGATTTCGTGAAAGGATATCACTAAAAATATAGTGTTATTTTCTTTCCTGATTGAATTTTActtgaagattttgacttttcaatatttttatgataaaaagtatttATTGAAAGACAATAATCGTAAAGATAATAAGTTATTGAATTTATATGTTCAATGGTCAATAAAGCGACAAATCAACTACTAATAATGATAGAATTCCCAATAAGTTGAATTTTAAATCGGTGAATAAAGTAGGCTTACAAAGAGTGAATTGattgagaaatatatatatgttatgttcACAACTCATGATGCCAACCATCTATGAGTATTTGTATAATGATATTACCTTAAATATAGTCATTAATTtgcaatatattttattttcaaagttatGTTTTGCACTATAATAAGTATCTTAAGATTAGTTGGAGATACAGTGATATAAGTTGATTTGAAACTTAGGTG belongs to Solanum stenotomum isolate F172 chromosome 1, ASM1918654v1, whole genome shotgun sequence and includes:
- the LOC125843605 gene encoding ADP,ATP carrier protein 1, mitochondrial-like; translated protein: MTIDQPQYPSVTHKVAGNLLVRSTQNRDLMAYQRQYKYGNQTKPWLHRCEGKYDMPVVSSYSSPVFVQAPSEKGFSSFAIDFLMGGVSAAVSKTAAAPIERVKLLIQNQDEMIKAGRLSKPYGGIAECFSRTMKEEGVMALWRGNTANVIRYFPTQALNFAFKDYFKRLFNFKKDRDGYWKWFAGNLASGGAAGASSLFFVYSLDYARTRLANDAKAAKGGGERQFNGMVDVYKKTLASDGVAGLYRGFNISCVGIIVYRGLYFGLYDSLKPVVLTGSLQDSFFASFALGWLITNGAGLASYPIDTVRRRMMMTSGEAVKYKSSMDAFTQILKNEGPKSLFKGAGANILRAIAGAGVLSGYDKLQLIVLGKKYGSGGA